In the Pseudomonas orientalis genome, one interval contains:
- a CDS encoding FecR family protein, protein MTDPNKLRPHELAHEVLQDTAMDQALDWLIALQCPQPGQQAAFQAWLAQDPAHAHAFSKAQSAWGGAPVHSAAVALAAPRRPSAWRRVKPHWKPLATAAVLLLGLFSFSNLPVRLQADHLTVVGERQRLQLDEGSNVLLNTNSAFSSRIKDHQRIARLYQGEAFFDIAPARGLPLEIDAGPVRASVRDTAFAVRYLDGEAQVQVQRGDVDLSNTFNDARVRLSAGESIRIGPKGFGQPAKLDAGKDLAWVQGRLVFENCPMSEVLAELRRYYPGWIVNTNDKLASVAVTGNYRLDQPLDVVRSLAHITSAKLSEYPALVILN, encoded by the coding sequence GTGACGGACCCGAATAAACTGCGCCCCCATGAGTTGGCTCATGAGGTGCTGCAAGACACGGCCATGGACCAAGCGCTCGATTGGCTGATCGCCTTGCAGTGCCCGCAACCCGGCCAGCAAGCCGCTTTCCAGGCCTGGCTGGCGCAGGACCCGGCGCATGCACACGCGTTCAGCAAGGCCCAGTCCGCCTGGGGTGGCGCGCCGGTGCACAGCGCCGCCGTGGCATTGGCCGCGCCGCGCAGACCAAGCGCCTGGCGCCGGGTCAAACCACATTGGAAACCCCTGGCCACCGCTGCCGTGCTGCTGCTTGGCCTGTTCAGCTTCAGCAATCTGCCGGTACGCCTGCAGGCAGACCACCTCACTGTGGTCGGTGAGCGCCAGCGCTTGCAACTGGACGAGGGTTCCAACGTACTGCTGAACACCAATTCGGCGTTTTCCAGCCGCATCAAGGACCACCAGCGCATCGCCCGCCTCTACCAGGGCGAAGCATTTTTCGACATTGCCCCCGCGCGTGGCCTGCCGCTGGAAATCGACGCCGGCCCGGTGCGCGCCAGCGTGCGCGACACGGCGTTTGCCGTGCGCTATCTCGACGGCGAAGCCCAGGTGCAGGTGCAACGCGGTGATGTCGACCTGAGCAATACCTTCAACGACGCACGGGTGCGCCTGAGTGCCGGCGAAAGTATCCGCATCGGCCCCAAGGGCTTCGGCCAGCCGGCCAAGCTGGACGCCGGCAAGGACCTGGCCTGGGTTCAGGGCCGGCTGGTATTCGAAAACTGCCCGATGAGCGAAGTCCTGGCGGAGTTGCGCCGCTATTATCCGGGCTGGATCGTCAATACCAACGACAAGCTCGCCAGCGTCGCCGTCACCGGCAACTATCGCCTCGACCAGCCGTTGGACGTGGTGCGCTCCCTGGCCCACATCACCTCGGCCAAGCTGTCGGAATACCCTGCACTGGTGATTTTGAACTAG
- the edd gene encoding phosphogluconate dehydratase — translation MHPRVLEVTERLIARSRATREAYLALIRSAASDGPMRGKLQCANFAHGVAGCGTEDKNSLRMMNAANVAIVSSYNDMLSAHQPYEHFPEQIKKALREVGSVGQFAGGTPAMCDGVTQGEPGMELSLLSREVIAMSTAVALSHNMFDAALMLGICDKIVPGLMMGALRYGHLPMIFVPGGPMPSGISNKQKADVRQRYAEGKASREELLESEMKSYHSPGTCTFYGTANTNQLLMEVMGLHLPGASFVNPYTPLRDALTREAAHQVTRLTKANGNFTPIGEIVDEKSIVNSIVALNATGGSTNHTLHMPAIAMSAGIILTWQDMADLSEVVPTLSHVYPNGKADINHFQAAGGMSFLIRELLEAGLLHEDVNTVAGKGLSRYTQEPFLVDGELIWRDGPIESLDETILRPVARAFSPEGGLRVMEGNLGRGVMKVSAVAPEHQVVEAPAVVFQDQQDLADAFKAGQLEKDFVAVMRFQGPRSNGMPELHKMTPFLGVLQDRGFKVALVTDGRMSGASGKIPAAIHVNPEAQSGGPLARVQDGDIIRVDGVTGTLEVKVDADVFAARTPATGLLGNNVGAGRELFAFMRLAASSAEQGASAFTSALETLK, via the coding sequence ATGCATCCCCGCGTTCTTGAGGTCACCGAACGGCTTATCGCCCGCAGCCGCGCCACCCGCGAGGCCTACCTTGCGCTGATTCGCAGCGCCGCCAGCGACGGTCCGATGCGCGGCAAGCTGCAATGCGCCAACTTCGCACACGGCGTGGCCGGTTGCGGCACCGAGGACAAAAACAGCCTGCGCATGATGAATGCCGCCAACGTGGCAATTGTTTCTTCATATAACGACATGCTCTCGGCGCATCAGCCGTACGAACATTTCCCCGAGCAAATCAAGAAAGCCCTGCGCGAAGTCGGCTCGGTCGGCCAGTTCGCCGGCGGCACGCCCGCCATGTGCGACGGCGTGACCCAGGGCGAGCCGGGCATGGAGCTGAGCCTGCTCAGTCGCGAAGTCATCGCCATGTCCACGGCGGTAGCGCTGTCACATAACATGTTCGACGCCGCGCTGATGCTGGGCATCTGCGACAAGATCGTGCCCGGCCTGATGATGGGCGCGCTGCGCTACGGTCACCTGCCGATGATCTTCGTGCCCGGCGGGCCGATGCCGTCGGGGATCTCCAACAAGCAGAAGGCCGATGTGCGCCAGCGCTACGCCGAAGGCAAGGCCAGCCGCGAAGAGCTGCTGGAGTCGGAGATGAAGTCCTACCACAGCCCCGGCACCTGCACTTTCTACGGCACCGCCAATACCAACCAGCTGTTGATGGAGGTCATGGGCCTGCACCTGCCGGGCGCTTCGTTCGTCAACCCGTACACGCCGCTGCGTGATGCATTGACCCGCGAGGCCGCGCATCAGGTCACCCGCCTGACCAAGGCGAACGGCAACTTCACGCCCATCGGCGAAATCGTCGACGAGAAGTCCATCGTCAACTCCATCGTTGCCCTCAACGCCACGGGCGGGTCCACCAACCACACCCTGCACATGCCGGCCATCGCCATGTCGGCGGGCATCATCCTGACCTGGCAGGACATGGCCGACCTCTCCGAGGTGGTGCCGACCCTGTCCCACGTGTACCCAAACGGCAAGGCCGACATCAACCACTTCCAGGCGGCGGGCGGCATGTCGTTCCTGATCCGCGAACTGCTCGAAGCCGGCCTGCTCCACGAAGACGTCAACACCGTGGCGGGCAAGGGCCTGAGCCGTTACACCCAGGAGCCGTTCCTGGTGGACGGTGAACTGATCTGGCGCGACGGCCCCATCGAAAGCCTCGACGAAACCATCCTGCGCCCCGTGGCCCGTGCGTTTTCGCCGGAAGGCGGCTTGCGTGTGATGGAGGGCAACCTTGGCCGTGGCGTGATGAAAGTGTCTGCAGTGGCACCGGAGCATCAAGTGGTCGAAGCTCCGGCGGTGGTGTTCCAGGATCAGCAGGACCTGGCCGATGCCTTCAAGGCGGGCCAGTTGGAAAAAGACTTCGTTGCGGTCATGCGCTTCCAGGGCCCGCGCTCCAACGGCATGCCCGAATTGCACAAGATGACCCCGTTCCTCGGCGTGTTGCAGGACCGTGGTTTCAAAGTGGCGTTGGTAACAGACGGGCGTATGTCCGGCGCCTCGGGTAAGATTCCCGCCGCGATCCACGTCAACCCCGAAGCCCAGAGCGGCGGGCCGCTGGCGCGGGTCCAGGATGGCGATATCATTCGCGTCGATGGCGTCACCGGCACCCTGGAGGTCAAGGTGGACGCTGACGTATTTGCAGCGCGCACGCCTGCCACGGGCTTGCTTGGCAATAACGTGGGCGCCGGTCGCGAGTTGTTTGCATTCATGCGCTTGGCCGCAAGCTCCGCAGAGCAGGGCGCCAGCGCCTTTACCTCTGCCTTGGAGACGCTTAAGTGA
- a CDS encoding YbaN family protein, whose amino-acid sequence MTGKTQSTSRIAQILYGLLAYVSLGIGLVAIVIPGLPTTEFILLAAWAATKSSPRLSAWLENHRLFGPILFNWRNGKIIARRAKVSATVSMVLCAVLMLVMLDHGWPIYLAIAGMSLGNLWIWSRPEQLAPPV is encoded by the coding sequence ATGACCGGCAAAACCCAATCCACCTCCAGAATCGCGCAGATCCTCTATGGCCTGCTGGCCTACGTCAGCCTGGGGATCGGCCTGGTGGCGATTGTCATACCGGGTTTGCCCACCACCGAATTCATCCTGCTGGCCGCCTGGGCCGCGACCAAAAGCTCACCGCGCCTGAGCGCCTGGTTGGAAAACCACCGCCTGTTCGGGCCGATCCTGTTCAACTGGCGCAATGGCAAGATCATCGCGCGCCGGGCCAAAGTCAGCGCCACCGTCAGCATGGTGCTGTGCGCCGTGCTGATGCTGGTGATGCTCGATCACGGCTGGCCGATCTACCTGGCCATCGCCGGTATGAGCCTGGGCAATCTGTGGATCTGGTCTCGCCCCGAGCAGCTTGCGCCGCCCGTATAA
- a CDS encoding biliverdin-producing heme oxygenase, whose translation MTASPTSERASLRSQRLNQITHEPHTRLDALVKAHAPFETQANFARFVVAQYLFQSELVALYNNAELNRIIPDLAERCRAEAARLDLGDLDTDVPAPVAGAVNTPGKAEALGWLFVSEGSKLGAAFLIKRAVGLGLSETFGARHLGEPTGGRAEGWKRFTRILDGLQFSADEEAAVEKGAIDAFVRFTVLLEQAYATAPELA comes from the coding sequence ATGACCGCTTCTCCCACCTCTGAACGTGCAAGCCTGCGCTCCCAGCGCCTGAACCAGATCACCCATGAGCCGCACACCAGGCTCGACGCACTGGTCAAGGCGCACGCCCCGTTTGAGACCCAGGCCAACTTTGCCCGCTTCGTGGTGGCGCAGTACCTGTTCCAATCGGAGTTGGTCGCGCTGTACAACAATGCCGAACTGAACCGGATCATCCCGGACCTGGCCGAACGCTGCCGCGCAGAAGCGGCCAGGCTTGATCTGGGCGACCTTGACACCGACGTACCCGCGCCGGTCGCCGGTGCGGTGAACACCCCAGGCAAGGCCGAGGCCCTGGGTTGGCTGTTCGTCTCCGAAGGTTCCAAGCTGGGCGCCGCGTTCCTGATCAAACGGGCGGTGGGCCTGGGGCTGAGCGAAACCTTCGGTGCCCGTCACCTGGGCGAACCGACGGGCGGTCGCGCCGAAGGCTGGAAACGCTTCACCCGCATCCTCGACGGCCTGCAGTTCAGCGCAGACGAAGAAGCCGCCGTAGAGAAAGGTGCAATCGATGCGTTTGTGCGCTTCACCGTATTGCTGGAACAGGCGTACGCTACGGCCCCTGAACTGGCCTGA
- the gap gene encoding type I glyceraldehyde-3-phosphate dehydrogenase, with protein MTLRIAINGFGRIGRNVLRALYTQGYRQDLQIVAINDLGDSSINAHLLKYDTVHGTFDAEVAHDQESLTVNGDRIAVSAIRNPADLPWAAHQIDVVFECTGLFTERDKAAAHISAGARKVIISAPAKGADATVVYGVNHDILRQSHQIISNASCTTNCLAPVAQVLHRELGIESGLMTTIHAYTNDQNLTDVYHTDPYRARSATQNMIPSKTGAAEAVGLVLPELAGKLTGMAVRVPVINVSLVDLTVQLKKEATADEVNALLKHASQHSKILGYNTLPLVSSDFNHNPLSSIFDANHTKVSGKLLKVLAWYDNEWGFSNRMLDNCLALCNAE; from the coding sequence ATGACTCTACGTATCGCAATCAATGGTTTTGGCCGTATCGGCCGTAATGTCCTGCGCGCACTGTATACCCAAGGCTACCGCCAGGATCTGCAGATCGTCGCCATCAACGACCTGGGCGACAGTTCGATCAATGCCCACCTGCTCAAATACGACACCGTGCATGGCACATTCGACGCAGAGGTCGCCCACGATCAGGAAAGCCTGACCGTCAATGGCGACCGGATTGCCGTGAGTGCCATTCGCAACCCGGCCGACCTGCCGTGGGCCGCGCACCAGATCGACGTGGTGTTCGAATGCACCGGTCTGTTCACCGAACGTGACAAGGCTGCCGCCCATATCAGCGCCGGCGCGCGCAAGGTAATCATCTCCGCCCCGGCCAAGGGCGCGGACGCGACCGTGGTCTACGGCGTGAACCATGACATTCTGCGTCAATCGCACCAGATCATCTCCAACGCTTCATGCACCACCAACTGCCTGGCGCCGGTCGCCCAGGTGCTGCACCGCGAACTGGGCATCGAAAGCGGCCTGATGACCACGATTCACGCCTACACCAACGACCAGAACCTGACCGACGTCTACCACACCGACCCGTACCGCGCGCGTTCGGCCACCCAGAACATGATCCCGAGCAAAACCGGCGCCGCCGAAGCCGTCGGCCTGGTATTGCCGGAACTGGCCGGCAAGCTGACCGGCATGGCCGTGCGCGTGCCGGTGATCAACGTGTCGCTGGTGGACCTCACCGTACAGCTGAAAAAAGAAGCCACGGCCGATGAAGTCAACGCGCTGTTGAAGCATGCCAGCCAGCACTCAAAGATCCTCGGCTACAACACCCTGCCGCTGGTTTCCAGTGACTTCAACCATAACCCGCTGTCGTCGATCTTCGATGCCAACCACACCAAGGTCAGCGGCAAGCTGCTCAAGGTACTGGCCTGGTATGACAACGAGTGGGGCTTCTCCAACCGGATGCTGGATAACTGCCTGGCGCTGTGTAACGCCGAGTAA
- a CDS encoding RNA polymerase sigma factor produces the protein MSQSRFNHVFLAQRVILLRTLQRMVHNHSTAEDLLQETYLRVTRALSERPIDHLEPFVYQTARNLALDHLRSRRIQARTLQEDVPLDILQSVAAPISTPEDATQAEQLLEHLSVSLGQLSARQQRIFILSRLHGCSYQEIADQLHVSLSTVQKELKLIMAICVGVAERLDQP, from the coding sequence GTGAGCCAATCCCGCTTCAACCACGTCTTTCTCGCCCAACGGGTGATCCTGCTGCGCACGCTGCAGCGCATGGTGCATAACCACAGCACCGCCGAGGACCTGTTGCAGGAAACCTACCTGCGCGTGACTCGGGCCCTGAGTGAGCGGCCAATCGACCACCTTGAACCCTTCGTCTACCAGACCGCGCGCAACCTGGCGCTGGACCATTTGCGTTCGCGCAGGATCCAGGCCCGTACCCTGCAGGAAGATGTCCCGCTGGATATCCTGCAAAGCGTCGCCGCCCCCATCAGCACGCCCGAAGACGCCACCCAGGCCGAGCAATTGCTTGAACACCTGAGCGTCAGCCTCGGCCAATTGAGCGCCCGCCAGCAACGGATCTTCATCCTCAGCCGCCTGCACGGCTGCAGCTACCAGGAAATTGCCGATCAGTTGCACGTGTCCCTGAGCACCGTGCAAAAGGAACTGAAATTGATCATGGCCATCTGTGTAGGTGTGGCCGAACGGTTGGATCAGCCTTAA
- a CDS encoding TonB-dependent receptor has product MSSRFNRRSCSPVLSLLTAAMLMAGVPAMAATAAEPASRSHGNYNFSIEQQPLVAALNAFTGVTGWQVGLPAELGQGVSSPGVRGALSPEKALERLLVGTNLSYRKLGNNNIVLEKRAAGSALNLQQVTISATRTEQAVDSVPSMVSVHDRQELDRQNVNNSRELVRYEPGVSVGGAGTRSGNAGYNIRGIDGDRILTQVDGVEVPDNFFNGPYAKTRRNYVDPEIVKRVEILRGPASALYGSSAIGGAVSYFTLDPDDIIKPGQDVGARLKTGYSSADESWLTSATVAGRVQDFDGLLHLSQRNGHETESYDGNNATGLARTGANPEDARTTNVLAKLGWNYGDDNRLGLTYEKYKDDRDVNLKNAVGGPFIGGRGFNLYRDRRGNDTITRERFGLENSFALESPLADRIKTSLNYQIAKTDQTTAEIYQSGRRVLRTRDTLYEEKQWVFDAQLDKAFSLGDTEHQLTYGTTLKQQKVTGSREGAATCLAVGSGCTAIGAPSPSASDSVKKSSDFPDPTINTYSLFAQDQITWDNWTFLPAVRYDYTRLKPKLTEEFLSTVNPTGEYAVDGKDKTWHRVTPKFGLTYALTDQYTWFGQYAEGFRTPSAKALYGRFENLNLGYTVEPNPDLKPETSKGIETGLRGKFDAGSFEIAVFYNKYRDFIDEDNAVVGGTVEQFQAVNIKRATIKGAEAKGRLNLDAFGAPQGLYTQGAISYAHGRNNDNGEPLNSVNPLKGVFGLGYDQDNYGGLVSWTLVKKQNRVDSSTFHAPDGDTSGPFKTPGFGVLDLTAYYKVTNDVTINGGLYNLTDKKYWNWDDVRSYDSVGEAAVTGPANLDRLTQPGRNFAINLIWDI; this is encoded by the coding sequence ATGTCCTCTCGTTTCAACCGCCGGTCTTGTTCGCCCGTCCTGTCCTTGTTGACCGCCGCCATGCTGATGGCCGGCGTGCCGGCAATGGCCGCCACTGCCGCCGAACCTGCGTCGCGCAGCCACGGCAACTACAACTTCAGCATCGAACAGCAGCCGCTGGTGGCGGCGCTGAACGCGTTTACCGGCGTGACCGGTTGGCAAGTCGGCCTGCCGGCCGAGCTGGGCCAGGGTGTGTCGTCCCCGGGCGTACGGGGTGCGTTGTCGCCGGAGAAGGCGCTGGAGCGACTGTTGGTGGGGACCAACCTGAGCTACCGCAAGCTGGGCAACAACAACATCGTCCTGGAAAAACGTGCCGCCGGCAGCGCCCTCAACCTGCAGCAAGTGACCATCAGCGCCACCCGTACCGAGCAGGCTGTCGACAGCGTACCGAGCATGGTCAGCGTGCACGACCGCCAGGAACTGGACCGTCAGAACGTCAACAACAGCCGTGAACTGGTGCGTTATGAGCCGGGCGTGTCCGTTGGCGGTGCCGGCACCCGTTCGGGCAACGCGGGCTATAACATTCGCGGGATCGACGGCGACCGCATTCTGACCCAGGTCGATGGCGTGGAAGTGCCGGACAACTTTTTCAACGGCCCCTATGCCAAAACCCGGCGCAACTACGTCGACCCGGAAATCGTCAAGCGCGTGGAAATCCTGCGCGGCCCGGCCTCGGCCCTGTACGGCAGCAGTGCCATCGGCGGCGCAGTGAGCTATTTCACCCTCGACCCGGATGACATCATCAAACCCGGCCAGGACGTCGGCGCACGCCTGAAAACCGGCTACAGCTCCGCCGACGAAAGCTGGCTGACCTCCGCCACCGTCGCCGGCCGCGTGCAGGACTTCGACGGACTGCTGCACCTGAGCCAGCGCAACGGACACGAAACCGAATCCTATGATGGCAACAACGCCACCGGCCTCGCCCGCACCGGCGCCAACCCGGAAGATGCGCGCACCACCAACGTGCTGGCCAAGTTGGGCTGGAATTATGGCGACGACAACCGCCTGGGCCTGACCTACGAGAAGTACAAGGATGATCGCGACGTCAACCTCAAGAATGCGGTGGGCGGCCCGTTCATCGGTGGCCGTGGTTTCAATCTGTACCGTGACCGTCGCGGCAACGACACCATTACCCGCGAGCGTTTCGGCCTGGAAAACAGCTTTGCCCTCGAGTCGCCGCTCGCCGACCGTATCAAGACCAGCCTCAATTACCAGATTGCCAAGACCGACCAGACCACCGCCGAAATCTATCAGTCCGGCCGCCGTGTATTGCGCACCCGCGACACGCTGTATGAAGAAAAGCAGTGGGTCTTCGATGCACAGCTGGACAAGGCTTTCAGCCTCGGTGATACCGAGCACCAACTGACCTACGGCACTACCCTCAAGCAGCAGAAAGTCACCGGTTCGCGTGAAGGCGCCGCCACTTGCCTGGCGGTCGGCAGCGGCTGCACCGCCATCGGCGCGCCCAGCCCGTCGGCCAGCGACAGTGTGAAGAAATCCAGCGACTTCCCCGACCCGACCATCAACACCTATTCGCTGTTCGCCCAGGACCAGATCACCTGGGACAACTGGACCTTCCTGCCCGCCGTGCGCTACGACTACACCCGGCTCAAGCCCAAGCTGACCGAGGAATTCCTCAGCACCGTGAACCCCACCGGCGAGTACGCGGTCGACGGCAAGGACAAAACCTGGCACCGCGTGACGCCCAAGTTCGGCCTGACGTACGCCCTGACCGACCAGTACACCTGGTTCGGCCAATACGCCGAAGGCTTCCGCACGCCGTCCGCCAAAGCGCTGTACGGCCGCTTCGAAAACCTCAACCTGGGCTACACCGTGGAGCCCAACCCCGATCTCAAGCCGGAAACCAGCAAGGGCATCGAAACCGGGCTGCGCGGCAAGTTCGACGCAGGCTCGTTCGAAATCGCCGTGTTCTATAACAAATACCGCGATTTCATCGACGAAGACAACGCGGTGGTCGGCGGTACCGTCGAGCAATTCCAGGCGGTGAATATCAAACGCGCCACCATCAAGGGCGCCGAAGCCAAGGGCCGTCTGAACCTGGATGCATTCGGCGCGCCGCAGGGCCTCTATACCCAAGGCGCGATCTCCTATGCCCATGGCCGCAACAACGACAATGGCGAGCCGCTCAATAGCGTCAACCCGCTCAAGGGCGTATTCGGCCTGGGCTACGACCAGGACAACTACGGTGGCCTGGTGAGCTGGACCCTGGTCAAGAAACAGAACCGCGTCGACAGCAGCACCTTCCACGCCCCGGACGGCGACACCAGCGGCCCGTTCAAGACGCCGGGCTTCGGCGTTCTCGACCTGACCGCCTACTACAAGGTGACCAACGACGTAACCATCAACGGCGGTCTCTACAACCTCACCGACAAAAAGTACTGGAACTGGGATGACGTACGCAGCTACGACAGCGTCGGCGAAGCCGCAGTGACCGGCCCGGCCAACCTTGATCGGCTGACCCAGCCGGGTCGCAACTTTGCGATCAACCTGATCTGGGACATCTGA
- a CDS encoding glucokinase has protein sequence MKLALVGDIGGTNARFALWRDQALHSIRVHATADYVSPEDAIRFYLAEEGLNLGDIGAVCLSVAGPVSGDEFKFTNNHWRLSKTAFCQALQVDELLLVNDFSAMALGMTRLQPDEFRVVCEGTPEPLRPAVVIGPGTGLGVGTLLDLGAGRFAALPGEGGHVDLPLSSPRETRLWQHIHNEIGHVSAETALSGGGLPRLYRAICAVDGHTPVLDTPEAITAAGLAGDPVAMEVLDQFSIWLGRVAGNNVLTTGGRGGVYIVGGVIPRFADFFINSGFAKSFADKGCMSDYFKGIPVWLVTAPYSGLTGAGVALEQAFA, from the coding sequence GTGAAGTTAGCGCTGGTCGGTGATATCGGGGGTACCAACGCCCGTTTTGCGTTGTGGCGGGATCAGGCACTGCATTCGATTCGTGTGCACGCCACAGCGGACTATGTCAGCCCTGAAGACGCGATCAGGTTCTATCTGGCAGAAGAAGGCCTGAACCTCGGCGATATCGGCGCAGTTTGCCTGTCGGTGGCCGGGCCGGTCAGCGGCGATGAATTCAAGTTCACCAACAACCACTGGCGCCTGAGCAAGACGGCGTTTTGTCAGGCGTTGCAGGTGGATGAACTGCTGCTGGTCAATGACTTCTCCGCCATGGCCCTGGGCATGACCCGCCTGCAGCCCGATGAGTTTCGCGTGGTATGCGAAGGTACGCCGGAACCGTTGCGCCCGGCGGTGGTGATCGGCCCGGGCACCGGCCTGGGTGTCGGTACCCTGCTGGACCTTGGCGCAGGGCGTTTCGCGGCATTGCCGGGGGAGGGCGGCCATGTCGACCTGCCCCTGAGCAGCCCGCGCGAAACCCGGCTATGGCAGCACATCCACAACGAAATCGGCCACGTCAGCGCCGAAACCGCGTTGAGCGGTGGCGGCTTGCCGCGCCTGTATCGGGCGATCTGTGCAGTGGACGGGCACACGCCGGTGCTGGACACACCCGAGGCCATCACGGCGGCGGGCCTGGCGGGCGATCCGGTGGCGATGGAGGTTCTGGACCAGTTCAGCATCTGGCTGGGGCGGGTGGCGGGCAACAACGTGCTGACCACCGGCGGGCGTGGCGGCGTGTACATCGTGGGCGGGGTGATACCGCGGTTTGCCGACTTTTTTATCAACAGCGGTTTTGCCAAAAGCTTTGCCGACAAGGGCTGCATGAGTGACTACTTCAAAGGCATTCCGGTGTGGTTGGTGACGGCGCCGTATTCCGGGTTGACTGGGGCGGGTGTGGCGCTTGAGCAGGCATTTGCTTAG